Within Pelotomaculum schinkii, the genomic segment TCTGGTCAATATTGGTATGAATACTTACAAAGATGCAGGCATTTTGGTCCTTCGCAGCCTTCATCCGTTCCGTGGGAGAAACCGCCTGGTCCTCCTGTCTGGTCAGGATAACTTCCGCCCCGGCCTGTTCAAACAATTTCTTTAAATTTAAGGCAATTAGCATTACCACGTTCTTTTCGACAAGGTTAACCGGTCCCCGGCCTCCCAGGTCCTCTCCGCCGTGCCCGGGGTCGATCACTATTTTCTTGCCTTGAAATAACCTGGTAATAAAGCTTCTCTCCAGAGTGACGGATGTCCTTACGGGCAATTCTCCGGTAACCCCAAAGTCAAATGCCGCCGGGTGTTCGGTTTCGATAGCTACAGTAATCCTGTCGTGACCGGCCTGATCCAGCGATACCCTCCGGATCAGCCCATCGTTAATTTCCACAGGCCCTAACGGCATATTGGCCATAACCCCTGAACCTTCGAGCAGGATTTTACCGCCCTGCCGCTTTACTTTAGTCTGAAAGGCCCCGGTTGATTCGAT encodes:
- a CDS encoding N-acetylmuramoyl-L-alanine amidase family protein, which encodes MSSGKIPRITNIWSKVVENEDGLLFSRVVIESTGAFQTKVKRQGGKILLEGSGVMANMPLGPVEINDGLIRRVSLDQAGHDRITVAIETEHPAAFDFGVTGELPVRTSVTLERSFITRLFQGKKIVIDPGHGGEDLGGRGPVNLVEKNVVMLIALNLKKLFEQAGAEVILTRQEDQAVSPTERMKAAKDQNACIFVSIHTNIDQNNKVSGAAVLYSSSSRDSAGLAGHVKEELLKKLKLVDRGIRKKKEYGILGSIPAIEVEVVTITNWVEEGLLRSPTVHKKAAEGIFNGVKNYLAGSVRQQEVLV